The Zingiber officinale cultivar Zhangliang chromosome 9A, Zo_v1.1, whole genome shotgun sequence genome window below encodes:
- the LOC122018910 gene encoding protein DETOXIFICATION 51-like: MCNTTAAGASTDESHALRSPAHFYLTFLRLSKQSGLGNIQEQRLKNLKSLPATEYLEKPLPSPAEALQEAASLFRLSFPIAVTALLVYLRSVVSMLFLGSLGDLPLAAGSLAVAFANITGYSVLSGLSLGMEPLCSQAFGANQPRVLALTFHRSVLFLLCSSMPIALLWVHMSPILLFLGQDPEITSAAQEYLLFSLPDLLSFSLIHPIRIYLRSQGVTRPLTAAAALAAAVHLPANFLLVTRLGLGASGVATAAAVSNLALILCLLPHAPRGATAECLAGWGPLLRLAAPSCASVCLEWWWYEFMILLCGLLPDPRPAVASMGVLIQTTALVYVFPSSLGFGVSARVGNELGANRPSRARVSAAVSVLFAAVMGLAAMCFAAGMQERWGRMFTDDADILRLTAAALPVVGLCELGNCPQTVSCGVLRGSARPVRAAHVNLGAFYLVGMPAAVGLSFWLGLGFVGLWTGLLAAQVCCAGLMLHAVGTTDWEAQARRAQLLTCAAVAGAGDASVDSVVLQEVKIEKEEGNKGTSEWCQPLISIQSHDEDSTLNSSSSSSGK, translated from the exons ATGTGCAACACCACAGCCGCCGGCGCCTCAACGGATGAAAGCCATGCTCTTCGGTCGCCCGCCCATTTCTACCTCACCTTCCTTCGTCTTTCCAAACAATCCGGCCTTGGCAATATCCAAGAGCAGCGGTTGAAGAACTTGAAGTCCCTCCCCGCAACAGAGTATCTGGAGAAACCGCTTCCATCGCCGGCGGAAGCGCTTCAGGAGGCCGCCTCGCTTTTCCGGCTTTCCTTCCCCATTGCGGTGACGGCGTTGCTTGTCTACTTGCGTTCCGTAGTCTCGATGCTCTTCCTGGGTTCGCTGGGCGACCTGCCGCTCGCCGCTGGCTCCCTGGCCGTCGCCTTCGCCAACATCACCGGCTACTCTGTTCTCTCCGGGCTTTCGCTGGGCATGGAGCCGCTCTGCTCGCAGGCGTTCGGTGCGAACCAGCCGCGCGTCCTGGCGCTGACCTTCCACCGCTCCGTCCTCTTCCTCCTCTGTTCCTCGATGCCCATCGCTCTGCTCTGGGTCCACATGTCGCCCATTCTGCTCTTCCTCGGGCAGGACCCCGAGATCACCTCGGCGGCGCAGGAGTACCTCCTATTCTCCCTCCCCGATCTCTTATCTTTCTCGCTCATCCACCCCATACGTATCTACCTGCGGTCGCAGGGCGTCACGCGGCCGCTCACAGCCGCCGCCGCCCTTGCTGCGGCTGTCCACCTCCCGGCGAACTTCCTGCTGGTGACCCGCCTCGGCCTCGGCGCATCGGGCGTGGCTACCGCCGCCGCGGTTTCGAATCTTGCTCTGATCCTCTGCCTCCTACCGCACGCGCCACGCGGGGCCACCGCCGAGTGCCTCGCCGGGTGGGGTCCGCTGCTCCGCCTCGCGGCCCCCAGCTGCGCTTCCGTCTGCCTCGAGTGGTGGTGGTACGAGTTCATGATCCTCCTCTGCGGCCTCCTCCCCGACCCCCGCCCCGCTGTCGCCTCCATGGGCGTCCTCATCCAAACCACCGCCCTCGTCTACGTCTTCCCTTCCTCCCTCGGATTCGGCGTCTCGGCCCGCGTCGGCAACGAGCTCGGCGCCAACCGCCCATCCCGCGCGCGAGTCTCCGCCGCTGTCTCCGTGCTCTTCGCCGCCGTCATGGGACTCGCGGCCATGTGTTTTGCCGCCGGGATGCAGGAGCGTTGGGGCCGCATGTTCACCGACGACGCCGACATCCTGCGGCTGACGGCGGCTGCTCTTCCGGTCGTCGGGCTCTGCGAGCTCGGAAACTGCCCGCAGACGGTCTCATGCGGGGTCCTTCGCGGTAGTGCGCGGCCGGTGCGGGCGGCCCACGTCAACCTCGGCGCCTTCTACCTCGTCGGCATGCCGGCGGCCGTGGGTCTCAGCTTCTGGCTTGGTTTAGGCTTCGTCGGGCTTTGGACGGGCCTGCTGGCGGCCCAAGTCTGCTGCGCCGGCCTCATGCTTCACGCAGTGGGGACAACAGACTGGGAGGCGCAGGCCCGGCGGGCTCAGTTGCTGACGTGCGCGGCCGTGGCCGGAGCCGGCGACGCCTCGGTGGACTCAGTCGTGCTGCAGGAGGTAAAGATCGAGAAAGAGGAGGGGAACAAGGGAACGAGCGAGTGGTGCCAGCCTCTGATTTCGATTCAG AGTCACGACGAAGATTCAACTCTGAACTCGTCTTCATCATCCTCTGGGAAATGA
- the LOC122018908 gene encoding nuclear poly(A) polymerase 4-like has product MGSSSEMGSAPPPFPIQYGITKPISTAGPTEADLKRTVELERLLVDAGLYESKEESTKREEVLEELDKIVKNWVKQLTHQRGYSDQMVEEANAVIFTFGSYRLGVHGPGADVDTLCVGPSYVNREEDFFIIFHDILAEMEEVSELHPVPDAHVPVLKFKFREIPIDLLYASISQLVVPQDLDISNGSVLYDVDEATVRSLNGCRGADQILRLVPNVVNFRTTLRCIKFWANRRGVYSNVTGFLGGVNWALLVARVCQLYPNAVPSMLISRFFRVYTQWRWPNPVMLCAIEENELGFPVWDPRKNPRDRTHHMPIITPAYPCMNSSYNVSTSTLRVMMEQFQMGNKICEEIELNKACWTALFEPYRFFEAYKNYLQVDIVAADAEDLRLWKGWIESRLRQLTLKIERDTYGMLQCHPYPNEYVDPSKQCSHCAFFMGLQRKQGVNIQEGQQFDIRGTVDEFRHEVNMYMFWKPGMEIYVSHVRRKQIPSYVFPDGYKRPCPSRPMFLQHVDKTMSEEECQGGSSERRRKRKVDVECLGTIPDKRASISPEKEKSLKSDGQGPVSIEENQSQSRTDAQGEYTCKQMGGDSVQQPKMKIETSCLCAGPSKMASISPKHDHTIDGRDHVVKVNQNDNMLGYHEDHVGPGRQLQQSVRSIMDGAVVRSYENYSKKLANGTSCLECEGASTRNVASDLETKKQLVLQQSVGCDSKIADESQILQDGRQFTSVGSDQIVNEPAQDSMADELEPNITVRVAIKSHGVSTDAPQKSALRLSLTTTA; this is encoded by the exons ATGGGTAGTTCTTCAGAAATGGGTAGTGCACCTCCACCTTTCCCAATACAGTATGGTATAACAAAGCCAATCTCGACTGCTGGACCTACTGAGGCTGATCTCAAGAGGACTGTTGAACTTGAAAGG CTCTTGGTTGATGCTGGACTTTATGAGAGCAAGGAAGAATCTACCAAGAGGGAGGAAGTATTAGAAGAACTAGATAAG ATTGTCAAAAATTGGGTGAAACAATTAACGCATCAAAGGGGCTATTCTGATCAAATGGTTGAAGAAGCAAATGCTGTCATTTTCACGTTTGGATCTTATAGATTGGGG GTTCATGGACCAGGGGCTGATGTTGACACTTTATGTGTTGGACCTTCCTATGTTAACCGAGag GAggatttctttattattttccaTGATATATTGGCTGAAATGGAGGAAGTCTCTGAACTACATCCAGTTCCTGATGCTCATGTTCCAGTCCTCAAATTTAAGTTCCGGGAAATACCCATCGATTTACTCTATGCTAGTATATCACAGTTAGTTGTTCCACAG GATCTTGATATTTCAAATGGGTCTGTGCTTTATGATGTTGATGAGGCAACTGTCAGAAGTCTTAATGGCTGCAGGGGAGCAGACCAAATCTTGCGTCTGGTGCCAAATGTAGTG AATTTTCGAACCACTCTCAGATGTATAAAATTTTGGGCGAATAGACGCGGTGTTTATTCCAAT GTCACTGGATTTCTTGGGGGTGTTAACTGGGCACTGTTGGTTGCTCGGGTCTGCCAACTTTACCCTAATGCTGTGCCCAGTATGCTAATTTCCCGATTTTTCAGAGTTTATACACAGTGGCGTTGGCCAAATCCAGTGATGTTGTGTGCTATTGAAGAAAATGAGCTTGGCTTTCCAGTTTGGGATCCACGCAAGAACCCACGAGATCGGACTCACCACATGCCTATTATTACACCGGCATATCCATGCATGAACTCTAGCTACAATGTATCAACAAGCACATTGAGGGTCATGATGGAACAATTTCAAATGGGCAACAAGATCTGTGAG GAAATTGAGTTGAATAAGGCTTGCTGGACTGCTCTGTTTGAACCTTACCGTTTCTTTGAGGCATACAAAAATTATCTCCAGGTCGACATTGTTGCTGCTGATGCTGAGGATCTAAGACTGTGGAAGGGTTGGATAGAATCTCGTCTTAGGCAGTTGACGCTCAAG ATTGAGCGTGATACTTATGGTATGCTGCAGTGCcatccatacccaaatgagtATGTTGATCCATCCAAACAGTGCTCACATTGTGCTTTCTTCATGGGATTGCAAAGGAAACAAGGGGTTAACATACAAGAAGGTCAACAGTTTGATATTCGCGGTACTGTTGATGAGTTCAGGCATGAAGTGAATATGTATATGTTCTGGAAACCTGGGATGGAAATATATGTTTCTCATGTACGAAGGAAGCAAATACCTTCTTATGTGTTTCCTGATGGCTATAAGAGGCCTTGTCCATCGAGACCAATGTTCCTGCAGCATGTTGATAAAACTATGAGTGAAGAGGAATGCCAAGGTGGATCCTCAGAGCGGCGACGTAAGAGGAAAGTTGACGTTGAATGCTTAGGTACTATCCCAGATAAACGTGCTTCAATTAGCCCAGAAAAGGAAAAGTCTCTAAAATCGGATGGACAAGGTCCTGTAAGCATAGAAGAGAATCAAAGTCAGAGTAGAACAGATGCCCAAGGTGAATACACTTGTAAGCAGATGGGTGGTGATTCTGTACAACAACCTAAGATGAAAATTGAAACTAGTTGCTTGTGTGCTGGACCTAGTAAAATGGCATCAATTAGCCCAAAACATGACCACACAATTGATGGAAGAGATCATGTAGTTAAAGTGAATCAGAATGACAATATGTTAGGTTACCATGAGGATCATGTTGGTCCGGGCAGGCAATTGCAGCAGTCAG TCAGGAGCATAATGGATGGTGCAGTGGTAAGATCTTATGAGAACTACAGCAAGAAGTTGGCAAATGGAACTTCATGCCTCGAATGTGAAGGAGCTTCCACTAGAAATGTGGCATCTGATCTAGAGACTAAGAAACAGTTGGTTCTGCAGCAATCTGTTGGATGTGATAGCAAAATTGCAGATGAGAGTCAAATATTGCAAGATGGGAGACAGTTTACAAGTGTAGGGTCGGACCAGATTGTGAATGAACCTGCACAAGATAGTATGGCAGATGAGTTGGAG cCAAACATCACGGTCAGAGTAGCAATTAAATCACACGGAGTGTCTACTGATGCTCCTCAGAAGTCTGCATTAAG GTTAAGTCTGACTACTACAGCTTAA
- the LOC122018909 gene encoding protein OCTOPUS-like — protein sequence MTAEIEREVLHHHQLLQPQRRLPSSTCDLHPGETVTGFCASCLRERLSGLEAPAASSGRKSTSALRSVFQKVSSGAAPAAGPSFLRRSKSFSFARGGGGEGLSIQRPPAVAFEPQRRSCDVRGRSTLWSLFNQDDHQRVAENTSVAPSSVSHPVSVVAVASGVIASEVECRNLGIPGPCVAPPFSETREEENENDDEITPVDPVVLVVESSGEINEERKEEAEIEERTTEVKPMKDHIDLDSQQQQHQAKKLPAKDFKEIASSFWLAASVFSKKLQKWRRKQKLKKQGGDGAMRAEKAPTASRRFRDTQSEVAVDASGRRSCDTDPRFSLDAGRMSFEDPRFSWDEPRASWDGYLIGGRSVFPRLPPILSVVEDAPTQAVPRSDFLIPVEEDTTVPGGSLQTRDYYLDSSSRRRHSLDRSASIREQPVEPTESKPVPNGKLSPAGGMDFFQCNPTTLLDRDVKDWSSNSLRDDYLGSFESAFKDQRGASAKKSRRWSKAWNIWGLIQRRSSSRGEANIVERSLSESWPELRSSSFNNRMLRSNSSISSRHSFSGNAGYGGTKKNSSKFGSHYYKNRRDDFVLERNRSARYSPNRLDNGMLRFYLPPMRNSRRNGVSTNGGRQIPSHYMTRSMLGLH from the coding sequence ATGACGGCCGAGATCGAGAGGGAAGTGCTCCACCACCACCAGTTGCTGCAGCCACAGCGCCGCCTGCCGTCCTCCACCTGCGACCTTCACCCGGGTGAGACTGTCACCGGCTTCTGCGCTTCCTGTCTGCGCGAGCGCCTCTCCGGCCTGGAGGCCCCTGCCGCCTCCTCGGGCCGCAAGTCCACCTCCGCTCTCCGATCCGTCTTCCAGAAGGTCTCCTCCGGCGCCGCGCCAGCCGCTGGGCCCTCCTTCCTTCGCCGCTCCAAGTCTTTCTCCTTCGCTCGTGGGGGAGGAGGTGAAGGGTTATCGATCCAGCGGCCGCCTGCGGTGGCCTTTGAGCCGCAGCGGAGGTCCTGCGACGTTCGTGGCCGTAGCACATTGTGGTCGTTGTTTAACCAGGACGACCACCAACGGGTAGCCGAGAACACTTCTGTTGCTCCCTCCTCCGTTTCACACCCGGTCTCCGTCGTTGCTGTCGCCAGTGGTGTGATAGCTAGTGAGGTCGAGTGCCGAAACCTAGGGATTCCTGGTCCCTGCGTTGCCCCTCCTTTCTCTGAAACACGAGAAGAGGAAAATGAGAATGATGATGAGATCACGCCAGTCGATCCCGTGGTCCTGGTGGTCGAAAGCTCGGGGGAGATaaatgaggaaagaaaagagGAGGCGGAAATAGAAGAGAGAACGACTGAGGTGAAGCCAATGAAGGACCATATAGATCTCGACTCCCAGCAGCAGCAGCATCAGGCGAAGAAACTGCCGGCCAAGGATTTCAAGGAGATCGCGAGCAGCTTCTGGCTCGCTGCCTCCGTGTTCAGCAAAAAGCTCCAGAAGTGGCGCAGAAAGCAGAAGCTGAAGAAGCAAGGCGGCGATGGCGCAATGCGGGCGGAGAAGGCGCCCACTGCGTCCCGGAGGTTCCGGGACACGCAGTCGGAGGTCGCCGTGGATGCCTCCGGCAGGAGATCATGCGACACTGACCCTCGATTCTCGCTGGATGCCGGCCGCATGTCCTTCGAGGACCCGAGGTTCTCCTGGGACGAGCCGAGGGCGTCCTGGGACGGTTACCTCATCGGAGGGCGATCAGTGTTCCCTCGTCTCCCTCCCATTCTCTCAGTCGTCGAGGACGCCCCCACTCAAGCTGTGCCGCGATCGGACTTTCTGATCCCCGTCGAGGAGGACACAACCGTTCCCGGTGGTTCGTTGCAGACTCGGGACTACTACTTGGATTCGTCCAGCCGGCGACGGCatagcctggaccgatcagcctctaTCCGGGAGCAGCCTGTCGAGCCTACTGAGTCCAAACCTGTCCCTAATGGGAAGTTATCCCCTGCTGGTGGCATGGATTTCTTCCAGTGTAACCCCACTACGTTGCTTGACCGGGATGTCAAAGATTGGAGCTCAAATTCTCTCAGGGATGACTATCTGGGAAGCTTCGAATCAGCCTTCAAGGATCAAAGAGGTGCTTCTGCCAAGAAATCTCGGAGGTGGAGCAAAGCATGGAACATTTGGGGGCTCATTCAGCGAAGAAGCAGTAGCAGAGGAGAAGCCAATATAGTCGAGAGATCTTTGTCGGAGTCCTGGCCAGAGTTGAGGTCCAGTAGCTTCAATAATAGGATGCTGCGTAGTAACAGCAGCATAAGCTCTAGGCATTCTTTCAGTGGCAATGCTGGATATGGGGGCACGAAGAAGAACAGCTCAAAATTTGGCAGCCATTATTATAAGAATAGAAGAGATGACTTTGTTTTGGAAAGGAACAGAAGTGCTAGGTACTCCCCCAACCGTCTCGACAATGGCATGCTCAGGTTTTACTTGCCACCAATGCGAAATAGCCGGAGGAATGGAGTTTCTACTAACGGGGGGAGGCAAATACCTTCCCACTACATGACAAGGAGCATGCTTGGACTGCATTGA